In Thermotoga sp. Ku-13t, one genomic interval encodes:
- a CDS encoding acetyl-CoA C-acetyltransferase, which translates to MRKVYIVGAKRTAIGTFGGSLKDIPAVQLAVTAAKAAMEQAGVKPEWVDETIVGNILMAGQGMGPGRQVGIYAGIPAEKPGYTVNMLCGSGMKAIMIGATDIMLNEAEIVLAAGMENMSMAPYLLPRARFGYRLGNGEIVDHMVYDGLTDVFNMYHMGVTAENLVQKYGISREEQDLFAYKSQMKAKKAIESGRFKDEIVPIVIKEKKGEKIFDTDEHPRFDTTLESLAKLRPAFKPDGTITAGNASGINDGASAVIIASEDAVKKYGLKPMAEIVSFAQHGVDPAIMGIGPVGAISKALAKAKLKLTDIGLIELNEAFAAQSIAVLRDVKREHGVSDDWLEERVNVNGGAIALGHPIGASGNRIVVTLLYEMKKRNVEFGLASLCIGGGMGTAVVIKNV; encoded by the coding sequence ATGCGTAAGGTTTACATTGTTGGGGCAAAGAGAACCGCCATAGGAACGTTCGGAGGTAGTCTCAAAGACATACCCGCGGTGCAGCTCGCCGTCACCGCTGCGAAGGCTGCGATGGAACAGGCCGGTGTGAAGCCTGAATGGGTCGATGAAACGATCGTGGGAAACATCCTCATGGCAGGACAGGGTATGGGACCTGGAAGACAGGTTGGCATCTACGCGGGCATCCCCGCGGAAAAACCAGGTTACACGGTGAACATGCTCTGCGGTTCTGGTATGAAGGCCATCATGATCGGCGCGACGGACATCATGCTTAATGAAGCAGAAATCGTTCTTGCCGCAGGTATGGAGAACATGTCCATGGCGCCTTATCTGCTTCCCAGAGCGAGGTTCGGCTACAGACTGGGAAACGGTGAGATCGTAGACCACATGGTGTACGATGGACTCACCGATGTCTTCAACATGTACCACATGGGTGTCACCGCTGAGAATCTGGTCCAGAAATACGGAATAAGCAGAGAAGAACAGGATCTTTTTGCCTACAAGAGCCAGATGAAGGCGAAGAAGGCCATCGAGTCTGGAAGGTTCAAAGACGAGATCGTACCGATCGTTATAAAGGAAAAGAAGGGTGAAAAGATCTTCGACACCGACGAACATCCCAGGTTTGATACCACACTCGAATCACTCGCAAAGTTGAGACCTGCCTTCAAGCCAGACGGCACCATCACAGCCGGAAACGCTTCTGGAATAAACGATGGGGCTTCCGCCGTGATCATAGCGTCTGAAGATGCCGTTAAGAAGTACGGTCTCAAGCCCATGGCCGAGATCGTTTCCTTCGCTCAGCACGGTGTTGATCCTGCGATCATGGGTATAGGACCTGTAGGTGCGATATCCAAAGCACTGGCTAAAGCCAAACTCAAGCTCACAGACATAGGATTGATCGAATTGAACGAAGCTTTCGCGGCCCAGTCCATCGCCGTTCTGAGGGACGTCAAGAGAGAACATGGTGTGAGCGACGACTGGCTCGAAGAGCGTGTCAATGTCAACGGTGGAGCCATCGCGCTGGGACATCCAATCGGTGCGAGCGGAAACAGGATCGTCGTAACGTTGCTTTACGAAATGAAAAAACGCAACGTTGAGTTCGGTCTCGCCAGTCTGTGCATAGGTGGTGGCATGGGTACGGCCGTCGTCATCAAAAACGTTTAG
- a CDS encoding TIGR00366 family protein: MLRVLGNVFSKFAKKYLPDALIFAMILTLITFILGIVIQKKSPIDMIVYMGDGFWNLLSFAMQMCLVLMTGHILAQTKPMAAILRTIARAADTPFKAVALASFVMMVTCYLNWGFGLIFTSLLAIEIARNMKGKGLHYPLLVASAYSGFLVWHAGLSASAPLLVNTKGHFLESRIGLIPVSQTIFSPIGYVPVLVLLVTLPFIMAAMHPKKEEAVEVDPSVFGEKKEKPRKNPSKMTPAEKMENSAVLSMIIGIIGLIYIFYYFFVKKGSLDLNILNFIFLMLGILLHGTPRNFIDAAIEAGKTVWAIVVQFPFYAGIMGMMTKSGLAATIANWFASFSTARTLPLFTYWSAGLINLFIPSGGGQWSVQGPIMVEAAMKIGASVPKVIMGVAWGDAWTNMIQPFWALPLLSVAKLEIRDIMGYCVMALVWSGIVTSVLFLIL; this comes from the coding sequence GTGCTCAGGGTTCTTGGAAACGTGTTCTCAAAATTCGCAAAGAAGTACCTGCCGGATGCTTTGATCTTCGCGATGATCCTCACTCTGATCACCTTCATTCTCGGAATAGTGATCCAGAAGAAAAGTCCCATCGACATGATCGTGTACATGGGTGATGGTTTCTGGAATTTACTCTCGTTCGCAATGCAGATGTGTCTCGTGCTGATGACAGGTCACATCCTTGCCCAGACGAAGCCTATGGCGGCGATCCTGAGGACGATCGCGAGAGCTGCAGACACACCATTCAAAGCCGTGGCGCTCGCTTCCTTTGTGATGATGGTCACGTGCTATCTGAACTGGGGTTTTGGGCTCATATTCACCTCTTTGCTCGCCATTGAAATCGCGAGGAACATGAAGGGTAAAGGCCTCCACTATCCCTTGCTGGTTGCATCGGCCTATTCTGGATTCCTCGTCTGGCACGCCGGCCTTTCCGCTTCAGCACCGTTGCTGGTGAACACCAAAGGGCACTTTCTGGAATCCAGGATCGGACTGATTCCAGTCTCTCAAACGATCTTTTCACCCATAGGTTACGTACCGGTACTCGTTCTGCTCGTGACACTGCCTTTCATCATGGCAGCGATGCATCCAAAGAAGGAAGAAGCGGTGGAAGTCGATCCATCCGTTTTCGGTGAGAAAAAGGAAAAACCCAGAAAGAATCCTTCCAAAATGACGCCCGCCGAGAAGATGGAAAACAGCGCAGTTCTTTCCATGATCATCGGTATCATCGGTTTGATATACATCTTCTACTATTTCTTCGTCAAGAAAGGTTCTCTCGATTTGAACATTTTGAACTTCATTTTCCTCATGCTCGGCATCCTTCTGCACGGAACGCCGAGGAATTTCATCGATGCAGCCATCGAGGCCGGTAAGACCGTCTGGGCGATCGTTGTCCAGTTCCCGTTCTATGCCGGCATCATGGGCATGATGACCAAGTCGGGTCTCGCGGCGACGATCGCGAACTGGTTCGCATCCTTCTCCACCGCCAGGACGCTTCCTTTGTTCACCTACTGGAGCGCCGGCTTGATCAACCTGTTCATTCCATCCGGTGGTGGGCAGTGGTCGGTTCAGGGTCCGATCATGGTCGAAGCGGCCATGAAGATAGGCGCATCCGTGCCGAAGGTGATCATGGGTGTTGCCTGGGGAGACGCCTGGACGAACATGATCCAGCCCTTCTGGGCGTTACCGCTGCTTTCTGTCGCTAAACTTGAGATCAGAGACATCATGGGTTACTGTGTCATGGCGTTGGTCTGGAGCGGTATCGTTACCAGCGTACTGTTCCTCATCCTGTAA
- a CDS encoding GntR family transcriptional regulator has protein sequence MWFRVDFSSHVPVYKQIKEKLKIFILSGELKPGDFIPSIRTLANDLGVNVNTVVRAYRELVAEGVLEPVRGEGYVVKQLNLNELVKSTLDRFRITVEECKKVGIEFERLVVMLEEVYGRRDDGSQCEGTGEEL, from the coding sequence ATGTGGTTCAGGGTTGATTTCTCGTCGCACGTGCCGGTGTACAAGCAAATAAAGGAAAAATTGAAAATTTTCATACTCAGCGGAGAGCTGAAGCCAGGAGATTTCATTCCTTCGATCAGAACGCTCGCAAATGATCTGGGTGTGAACGTCAACACCGTCGTGAGGGCTTACAGAGAACTCGTGGCGGAAGGTGTGCTCGAACCTGTCCGGGGCGAAGGATACGTTGTGAAGCAACTGAACTTGAACGAACTGGTGAAATCGACGCTCGATAGGTTTCGTATCACCGTCGAAGAATGCAAGAAAGTCGGGATCGAATTCGAACGACTCGTAGTTATGCTTGAAGAAGTCTACGGGAGGCGGGACGATGGTTCTCAGTGTGAAGGGACTGGTGAAGAGCTATAA
- a CDS encoding ABC transporter ATP-binding protein, translating into MVLSVKGLVKSYKKKRAVDGVSFQVGKGQIFALLGPNGAGKTTTIKCILGLRKPDAGEISINGSYSYLPEQKELYRYMTVEKMVRTSESISRSFDARKAFDLLEEFQIPLREKISNLSHGMNTLMYLSLILAEDVDLYLMDEPTWGLDPLMRSKVLEMIRKLPQDGKSVLYTSHILSEVEKVADVIAIMVKGKIVEMDSLDNLKEKYVACVVPKGQKIDGYLYKSIENEDVYIVQKDKAAGQLQPADFEMIFEALARGVRE; encoded by the coding sequence ATGGTTCTCAGTGTGAAGGGACTGGTGAAGAGCTATAAGAAAAAGCGTGCGGTCGATGGCGTTTCCTTCCAGGTTGGAAAGGGTCAAATCTTTGCCCTGCTCGGGCCGAACGGTGCAGGAAAAACAACGACGATCAAGTGCATTCTCGGGCTCAGAAAACCCGACGCTGGTGAGATCTCGATCAACGGCTCCTATTCGTACCTGCCAGAGCAGAAAGAGCTCTACAGATACATGACGGTGGAGAAGATGGTGCGAACCAGTGAAAGCATCAGCCGCAGTTTCGATGCCAGAAAGGCCTTCGACTTGCTCGAAGAGTTTCAGATACCTCTCAGAGAGAAGATCTCGAACCTCTCGCACGGAATGAACACACTCATGTACCTTTCTCTAATCCTCGCAGAAGATGTGGATCTATACCTGATGGACGAACCCACCTGGGGGCTGGATCCGCTGATGCGCAGCAAGGTGCTCGAAATGATCAGAAAACTACCTCAGGATGGAAAGTCTGTGCTCTACACGAGCCACATTCTCTCCGAAGTCGAAAAGGTGGCGGACGTGATCGCGATCATGGTGAAGGGAAAGATCGTGGAAATGGACAGTCTGGACAATTTGAAAGAGAAGTACGTTGCGTGCGTCGTACCCAAAGGTCAGAAGATCGATGGATACCTTTACAAATCAATAGAGAACGAAGATGTCTACATTGTGCAGAAAGATAAGGCGGCTGGACAGCTTCAACCGGCGGATTTCGAAATGATCTTCGAAGCGCTGGCGAGAGGAGTGAGAGAATGA
- a CDS encoding ABC transporter permease subunit gives MIHKELADMRLRSIVIFCLGVGFFFTVAPLHRFTLEMLNEYTQLENMPKFLERLLPKTFIERLSDWSFFIYTQWFGKNLGQFVPILAMIMAFPLFARETENGTMEFLLARNSREKVFWSKTSVASLVLIVQMLVFSLLPGIYSWLASKDFKYEYLTAYTVHTIVGSLFWFMLTTTFSVVYDDQVKPILTTVGILASTTVVGIFKPLRFMNTYAYILGGKILATGHTDVPYTLGLLTLIVALLICSYVLFLKKEF, from the coding sequence ATGATCCACAAAGAGCTGGCAGACATGAGACTTAGATCGATCGTCATCTTCTGCCTTGGTGTGGGGTTCTTCTTCACGGTGGCACCGCTGCACAGATTTACCCTCGAAATGTTGAACGAGTATACACAACTGGAGAACATGCCAAAGTTCCTCGAGAGACTGCTTCCAAAAACCTTTATAGAAAGACTTTCCGATTGGAGTTTCTTCATCTACACACAATGGTTCGGGAAAAATCTCGGTCAATTTGTGCCCATACTCGCCATGATCATGGCATTCCCCCTGTTCGCCAGAGAGACCGAGAACGGCACCATGGAGTTCCTCTTGGCCAGAAACAGTAGAGAAAAGGTTTTCTGGTCGAAAACCTCCGTTGCCAGCTTGGTTCTGATCGTTCAGATGCTTGTGTTCTCGTTGCTGCCGGGTATCTATTCCTGGCTCGCTTCGAAAGATTTCAAATATGAATATCTCACAGCTTACACCGTTCACACGATCGTTGGCTCGCTCTTCTGGTTCATGCTCACGACGACGTTCTCCGTGGTGTACGATGATCAGGTAAAACCCATTCTGACCACGGTTGGAATCCTCGCGAGCACCACCGTGGTTGGGATCTTCAAACCACTCAGGTTCATGAACACTTACGCTTACATACTCGGCGGGAAGATACTCGCCACGGGGCACACGGACGTTCCCTACACGCTTGGATTGCTTACCCTGATCGTTGCCCTGCTGATCTGTAGTTATGTGCTGTTTCTGAAAAAAGAATTCTGA
- a CDS encoding YbjQ family protein, with protein MLLSTTEKLEGYEIVETLGMVMGNVVYSKHLGKDIAAAFKTLAGGEIKSYTELLTEARNIAIQRMIAEAEKLDADAVVGVRFSSASIMQSAAEVLAYGTAVKLKKV; from the coding sequence ATGCTGCTGTCCACGACGGAAAAACTTGAAGGTTACGAGATCGTCGAAACGCTCGGTATGGTGATGGGCAACGTGGTTTATTCCAAACACCTCGGCAAGGACATCGCCGCCGCGTTCAAAACGCTGGCCGGTGGAGAGATCAAATCCTACACGGAGTTGCTGACCGAGGCGAGGAACATAGCAATTCAAAGGATGATTGCCGAGGCTGAAAAGCTCGACGCGGATGCGGTCGTCGGTGTCAGGTTCAGCAGTGCATCGATCATGCAGTCGGCGGCCGAGGTGCTCGCCTACGGAACGGCCGTCAAGCTGAAGAAAGTCTGA
- the lysA gene encoding diaminopimelate decarboxylase, which yields MVDPSILLSAAEIFGTPFYLYDLDFIRDRVRRLYDFFSQFDFQLAYAVKANFNIDILSMLNELGTMVDVVSFGEYGRVRKAGFTPDRIVVNGNCKSASELKHYVEDGVFCINLDSLEELLRLQSVVDRPVRVAIRVNPDVDPKTHHHIATGLKENKFGVDYETAETMVRIISKSKFIQLVGLHCHIGSQIVEVGPYKEAFESMKSFASKLDLDLELVNLGGGWGINYGDGRELDLEEYRKTIFPILESFNCKILLELGRWIVGPAGYLVSKVEYVKKTKNKTLIVIDAGMSHLIRPALYGARHRIEPLYSSNGRATIVADVVGPVCESADTFAKGLTLPQPQEGEYVVIRDVGAYGYVMSSHYNLLRRAPEVLYCSESGFRLSSA from the coding sequence GTGGTTGATCCTTCCATTCTGCTTTCCGCTGCCGAGATTTTCGGCACACCTTTTTATCTTTACGATCTGGATTTCATCCGCGACAGAGTCAGAAGGCTTTACGATTTCTTCAGTCAGTTTGACTTTCAACTCGCTTACGCGGTGAAAGCCAACTTCAATATCGATATCCTTTCCATGCTCAACGAACTCGGCACCATGGTCGATGTAGTTTCTTTCGGTGAGTATGGACGCGTCAGAAAGGCGGGTTTCACACCGGATCGGATCGTTGTGAATGGGAATTGCAAGAGCGCAAGTGAGTTGAAGCACTACGTTGAGGATGGGGTGTTCTGTATCAACCTGGACAGTCTCGAAGAGCTGCTCAGACTCCAATCTGTGGTGGACAGACCTGTGAGGGTTGCAATCAGGGTCAATCCGGACGTGGATCCGAAGACGCACCATCACATCGCCACAGGTTTGAAGGAGAACAAGTTCGGTGTTGATTACGAAACCGCGGAAACGATGGTGAGAATAATTTCGAAGAGCAAGTTCATCCAGCTCGTGGGTTTGCACTGCCACATAGGTTCTCAGATCGTGGAAGTTGGTCCTTACAAAGAAGCATTCGAATCGATGAAGTCTTTCGCTTCAAAATTGGATCTGGACCTAGAGCTTGTGAACCTCGGTGGAGGCTGGGGTATCAATTACGGTGACGGAAGAGAGCTCGATCTGGAAGAGTACAGAAAAACTATTTTTCCTATCCTTGAAAGCTTCAACTGCAAAATACTTTTAGAACTCGGCAGGTGGATAGTGGGGCCTGCGGGTTATCTGGTTTCGAAGGTTGAGTATGTGAAAAAAACGAAGAACAAAACCCTCATCGTGATCGACGCGGGAATGTCACACCTGATAAGGCCAGCGCTCTACGGCGCGAGGCACAGGATAGAACCCCTCTATTCCTCGAACGGTAGAGCTACTATCGTCGCGGACGTCGTCGGGCCAGTTTGTGAGAGTGCGGATACCTTCGCGAAAGGTCTCACACTCCCACAGCCACAAGAGGGTGAATACGTGGTCATAAGAGACGTGGGTGCGTATGGTTATGTGATGTCCTCACACTACAATCTTTTGAGAAGGGCTCCAGAAGTCCTGTACTGCAGCGAATCTGGCTTCAGACTTTCTTCAGCTTGA
- a CDS encoding ATP-binding cassette domain-containing protein, protein MIELQKVTVIYNRGTLDEKVALRDIDLFVEEGQFVVIVGANGAGKSTLMKVIVGEVKPTFGVCRIMGRVLREEKIFKCGSIVCQDPNLGIFPNLSIEENLMLARKKGFRGLTFGHVDSRALELLKSCELGLEENLKKKASKLSGGQKQALAMVMAVSSNPKLLLLDEHTASLDPKSTEKIMELTDRINKTLGTTILMITHDMNIAEQYGDTVIVMEDGRIITRIDKSKQKIQASQLKSMIKSRLTAAT, encoded by the coding sequence ATGATAGAGCTCCAGAAAGTCACAGTCATTTACAACAGGGGCACACTCGATGAGAAAGTCGCGTTGAGGGACATCGATCTGTTCGTTGAGGAAGGTCAGTTCGTTGTGATAGTGGGGGCCAACGGGGCGGGAAAGAGCACGTTGATGAAAGTCATCGTGGGTGAGGTAAAACCGACTTTCGGAGTCTGTCGAATCATGGGTCGGGTGTTGAGAGAAGAGAAGATTTTCAAATGTGGCAGCATCGTCTGTCAAGATCCGAACCTTGGTATCTTTCCAAATCTGAGCATCGAAGAGAACCTCATGCTCGCAAGGAAAAAGGGTTTCAGAGGTCTCACCTTCGGCCACGTCGATAGCAGAGCGTTGGAACTGCTCAAATCCTGCGAGCTCGGGCTTGAGGAGAACCTGAAAAAGAAAGCGTCAAAGCTTTCAGGTGGACAGAAGCAAGCTCTCGCAATGGTCATGGCGGTTTCTTCGAATCCGAAACTTCTGCTACTGGATGAACACACGGCTTCGCTGGATCCAAAGAGCACCGAAAAAATCATGGAACTGACCGACAGGATAAACAAAACCCTGGGCACCACGATCCTTATGATCACGCACGACATGAACATCGCTGAGCAGTACGGTGATACCGTGATCGTCATGGAAGATGGGAGGATCATAACGCGTATCGACAAATCGAAACAAAAAATCCAGGCGAGCCAGCTCAAATCGATGATAAAATCCAGATTAACAGCGGCAACCTGA
- a CDS encoding ABC transporter permease yields MIAILEQGLLLALAAMGVYISFRLVDLPDLTPDGSYIVGGAVVAALLRSGHGWVSSVFLAALAASAAGFITALISTRFKIHTLLASIMVMTGLYSVAIRIMNSPNLPIPRFSTEKVLSYEQIVGKTPLDDILGGLENFQYEKEGVKAAIVPFNNKADGHDLFLIVLFVVAIGFLLWLFLRTELGTMLRGYGRNRFAVKVLGVNPNFFALMGLTVANFLVGLSGALFSMYSGFADVNMGAGMVVVCLASVILGEIIFGSREFAYGLFFPVVGAVVYQILLSLAMKYGYRIGFRPSDMKLLTAMFVVSVIAARRFKKSEVTV; encoded by the coding sequence ATGATAGCGATCCTCGAGCAGGGCTTGTTGCTGGCTCTGGCCGCCATGGGTGTTTACATATCTTTCCGCCTTGTGGATCTTCCCGATCTGACGCCAGACGGTTCCTACATCGTTGGTGGGGCTGTCGTGGCGGCCCTTCTTCGTTCCGGCCATGGGTGGGTCAGTTCGGTGTTTCTGGCTGCGCTTGCCGCCAGCGCAGCCGGATTCATCACCGCGTTGATAAGCACACGTTTCAAAATCCACACGCTCCTCGCATCCATCATGGTCATGACGGGTCTTTACTCGGTTGCCATACGCATCATGAACTCGCCGAATCTGCCGATCCCACGCTTCAGTACCGAGAAGGTGCTCTCTTACGAACAGATCGTGGGAAAAACTCCTCTGGACGACATTCTTGGAGGTCTTGAAAACTTTCAGTACGAAAAGGAAGGCGTGAAGGCTGCGATCGTGCCGTTCAACAACAAAGCTGATGGGCATGACCTGTTTCTCATTGTCCTGTTTGTGGTGGCCATCGGGTTCCTTCTATGGTTGTTCCTTCGTACCGAGCTCGGTACGATGCTCAGAGGTTATGGTCGCAACAGGTTTGCTGTGAAGGTACTGGGTGTGAATCCAAATTTCTTTGCATTGATGGGCCTCACGGTTGCGAACTTCTTGGTGGGCCTGTCTGGTGCATTGTTCAGCATGTACAGTGGTTTTGCCGATGTGAACATGGGCGCGGGCATGGTTGTGGTGTGCCTGGCATCGGTAATACTCGGGGAGATCATCTTTGGCTCGAGAGAATTCGCTTATGGACTGTTCTTTCCAGTTGTGGGCGCTGTGGTCTATCAAATTCTTTTGTCGCTCGCGATGAAGTACGGCTATCGCATCGGTTTCAGACCGAGTGATATGAAGTTGCTCACCGCGATGTTCGTTGTCAGCGTGATAGCCGCAAGAAGGTTCAAAAAGAGCGAGGTGACCGTATGA
- a CDS encoding ABC transporter substrate-binding protein translates to MLRKTLTAVVILLIVSVLSFGAVRIGITQIVDHPALNAVFDGIVKAIEDAGFKIGTDVLIDRQNAQGSVQNAAAIARKFASEKVDIVVAITTPSAQACVQVITDRPVVFSAVTDPVGAGLIKQMGRNDSNVVGVSDMVPVSTHLKLIKTVFPNAKRVGVLYNPGESNSVTLTNMAKAAAPSLGLTIVDMTGTNASEMVAAVNSVGPDVDVIYIGTDNTAAASMQAIGAAALRLKKPIVAADINIARQGGLIGFGFDYFQVGVETGKLVVEILKGKKPSELESHLIGPESLLLFINLDLMKELNVSIPQEIIDRANIIVQNGQEVKR, encoded by the coding sequence ATGTTGAGGAAAACTTTAACCGCCGTGGTAATTTTACTGATTGTATCGGTTTTGAGTTTTGGAGCTGTGAGAATCGGCATCACCCAGATTGTGGACCATCCGGCACTCAACGCGGTCTTTGACGGCATCGTCAAGGCGATCGAAGATGCGGGTTTCAAGATCGGCACCGATGTTCTCATCGACAGACAGAACGCTCAAGGTAGCGTACAGAACGCCGCAGCGATCGCGAGGAAGTTCGCAAGTGAGAAAGTGGACATCGTCGTCGCGATAACAACTCCGAGCGCCCAGGCCTGTGTTCAGGTGATCACGGACAGACCCGTGGTGTTCTCCGCGGTCACCGACCCAGTTGGCGCTGGACTCATCAAACAGATGGGAAGGAACGATTCCAACGTTGTGGGCGTTTCTGATATGGTACCGGTTTCGACACATTTGAAGTTGATCAAGACGGTGTTTCCCAACGCAAAGAGGGTGGGGGTTCTCTACAATCCTGGTGAGTCCAACTCCGTTACGCTGACAAACATGGCCAAAGCTGCCGCGCCATCGCTCGGATTGACGATAGTGGACATGACGGGTACCAACGCGAGCGAGATGGTCGCCGCGGTGAACAGCGTCGGACCAGATGTGGACGTGATCTACATCGGTACGGACAACACCGCCGCAGCCTCGATGCAGGCGATCGGAGCTGCGGCACTCAGGTTGAAAAAACCCATCGTGGCAGCCGACATCAACATCGCACGTCAAGGTGGACTGATAGGTTTCGGTTTTGACTACTTCCAGGTGGGTGTCGAGACGGGAAAACTCGTCGTAGAAATCCTGAAGGGCAAGAAACCCAGCGAGCTGGAATCTCACCTGATTGGTCCTGAATCTCTGCTGTTGTTCATCAACCTCGATCTGATGAAGGAACTGAACGTGAGCATTCCTCAAGAAATCATCGACAGGGCCAACATCATCGTTCAAAACGGTCAAGAGGTGAAAAGATGA
- the ggt gene encoding gamma-glutamyltransferase, whose amino-acid sequence MKRLLATIFVLAIVVTLLSFTPGVPKDVPSVYTGMVATSHPLASLVGARILQQGGNAVDAAVAIQFALNVVEPMMSGIGGGGFMMIYLSNENKVVVIDYREKAPAGAKPTMFLNAEGKPLPFRAAILTGHAIGVPGTLKGMVTALEKFGTMSLAQVIEPAIELAEKGVMVNRVLAQSIKDSMYKFNEAAKQVFSPNGEPLPEGALLVQPDLAKTFKLIRDHGPDIFYKGDIAKAIVEAVQSRGGTMTLEDLANYEVKFREPIRGTYRGYEIVSMPPPSSGGLTLLQMLKILEVYDIHALGHNTTQTLHLMIEAMRIAYADRGKYLADADFVQIPFKGYLDDRYIEQRRSLIDFQKANPNIKPGNPWEYGETDVEADFDRFAALNCESETSQTTHYTVRDKWGNLVACTTTIEDVFGSGLMVPGFGFILNNEMTDFDFVPGGANEVQPGKRPRSSMTPTIVFKDGKPIFSVGSPGGARIITTVMQVIMNMIDHGMSVQEAINAPRIFSSSYPTVQWEAGIAEHVKRELELRGHKMAENPIVMGSVQSIVIDLETGKLYGGADPRREGTVIGVP is encoded by the coding sequence GTGAAAAGGTTGCTCGCAACGATCTTCGTCCTGGCGATCGTCGTAACTTTGTTGTCTTTCACACCTGGCGTTCCCAAAGACGTACCTTCTGTTTACACGGGGATGGTGGCCACCTCACATCCTCTGGCATCTTTGGTTGGCGCCAGGATACTCCAGCAAGGTGGAAACGCGGTGGACGCCGCCGTTGCGATTCAGTTCGCGCTGAACGTCGTCGAGCCTATGATGTCGGGCATCGGTGGCGGAGGTTTCATGATGATCTACCTGTCTAATGAAAACAAAGTTGTCGTGATCGATTATCGCGAGAAAGCGCCTGCCGGAGCCAAACCGACGATGTTCCTCAACGCGGAAGGTAAACCTTTGCCTTTCAGAGCAGCTATACTCACTGGTCATGCGATCGGTGTTCCAGGTACACTGAAAGGCATGGTTACAGCACTCGAAAAATTCGGTACCATGAGCCTCGCCCAGGTGATCGAACCAGCGATCGAGCTCGCCGAAAAGGGCGTGATGGTGAACAGAGTCCTGGCTCAGTCAATCAAGGACAGCATGTACAAGTTCAACGAGGCGGCCAAGCAGGTGTTCTCACCGAACGGTGAACCGTTGCCTGAAGGTGCGCTACTCGTACAACCGGATCTGGCCAAGACGTTCAAGCTCATCAGAGACCATGGGCCTGATATCTTCTACAAGGGCGACATAGCCAAAGCCATCGTCGAAGCTGTCCAGAGTCGTGGAGGCACGATGACCCTTGAAGACCTCGCAAATTACGAGGTCAAGTTCAGAGAACCGATACGCGGAACGTATCGTGGCTACGAGATCGTGTCCATGCCTCCTCCAAGCTCAGGAGGGCTCACGCTCTTGCAGATGCTGAAAATACTTGAAGTTTACGACATTCACGCGCTTGGGCACAACACTACGCAGACTCTGCATTTGATGATCGAAGCCATGCGTATTGCCTACGCCGACAGGGGTAAATATCTGGCCGACGCAGATTTTGTCCAGATACCGTTCAAAGGGTATCTGGACGATCGCTACATCGAACAGAGACGATCGCTCATAGATTTCCAAAAGGCAAATCCGAACATAAAACCGGGTAACCCCTGGGAATACGGAGAGACGGACGTCGAGGCAGATTTCGACAGATTCGCCGCGTTGAATTGCGAGAGCGAGACCTCTCAAACCACACACTACACGGTCCGCGATAAGTGGGGTAATCTGGTCGCCTGCACGACGACGATTGAAGATGTTTTTGGATCCGGTCTCATGGTACCGGGCTTCGGTTTCATACTCAACAACGAAATGACCGACTTCGACTTTGTACCAGGTGGTGCGAACGAAGTTCAGCCCGGGAAGCGTCCGAGAAGCAGCATGACACCTACTATCGTGTTCAAAGACGGAAAACCGATCTTCAGCGTTGGTTCACCCGGTGGAGCGAGGATCATAACGACGGTCATGCAGGTGATCATGAACATGATCGATCACGGTATGAGCGTTCAGGAAGCTATCAACGCACCGAGGATCTTCAGCTCGAGCTATCCGACGGTGCAGTGGGAAGCTGGCATAGCAGAACACGTGAAACGCGAACTGGAGCTTCGCGGGCACAAGATGGCAGAGAACCCGATCGTGATGGGCAGTGTACAGAGCATAGTGATAGACCTCGAGACCGGTAAACTTTACGGTGGGGCGGACCCACGAAGGGAAGGCACAGTTATAGGAGTACCATGA